Proteins from a genomic interval of Leptospira bandrabouensis:
- a CDS encoding tetratricopeptide repeat protein gives MAFFIFVGAAVIMLGFLLTFIVGQRRDSYAKALSLATLGNFLDARALVREKLEEDHQNPYGHYVMAKIYAMENDPLNEAKHLEIIKKNNRYTKEIDSVTVSNRIADIYYNKDFFEEAFFHYLDTIQADRSNPVACLRLGFMALGQKEFKIAEHFFSRIPEEKINLSSYFIARGVISGVTGGGKEREYFEKAYKLEKSPVSGFLYALSLSRENKHKDAVKTAVAVSEQIEDEFVRFTLFQFLMTEAILMQNFPEALKYGRLCMEMARLNAWPSEIIETSIHFAMITIYMGRLDDASEYLIEAEAERLDDPDVVALANLKYRLERGTGTVESLTHEYDLTRELNLLSVNLFPNSRYFELSGMRSSKPFNIKGMVDDSGKKLTSKLDMLGLDKFEKFISLPGTNFKNQATRMVMSLGFRVTKEISNPEADGVNLLASSKEDVNKRALFRVRKWKDAKVSDVFLREMTNQMEELGASKGYVIGNFDVTEAGKKIIAASNGALEMYSGDLFEDLLNKTM, from the coding sequence TTGGCATTTTTTATCTTTGTGGGAGCAGCAGTGATTATGCTCGGGTTTCTCTTGACCTTCATTGTCGGTCAGAGACGGGATAGTTATGCCAAGGCTTTGAGCCTTGCCACTCTTGGGAACTTTTTAGATGCGAGGGCTCTAGTTCGGGAAAAACTCGAAGAAGACCACCAAAACCCCTATGGTCACTACGTCATGGCAAAGATTTATGCTATGGAGAACGATCCCTTAAACGAAGCCAAACACCTTGAAATCATTAAAAAGAACAACCGGTATACAAAAGAAATCGATTCGGTAACGGTTTCTAACCGCATTGCAGATATATATTATAACAAAGATTTTTTTGAAGAGGCCTTCTTTCATTATTTGGACACCATCCAAGCGGACAGATCCAACCCAGTGGCCTGCCTGCGTTTAGGGTTTATGGCTCTCGGACAAAAGGAATTTAAAATTGCAGAACATTTTTTTTCACGGATTCCGGAAGAGAAAATCAACCTTTCCTCTTACTTCATTGCCCGAGGGGTGATCTCCGGTGTGACCGGTGGGGGAAAGGAAAGAGAGTATTTTGAAAAAGCCTACAAACTTGAAAAATCACCTGTTTCCGGTTTTTTATATGCCCTCTCTTTATCTCGGGAGAACAAACACAAAGATGCTGTAAAAACTGCTGTTGCTGTCAGCGAGCAGATTGAAGACGAGTTTGTTCGGTTTACGCTCTTTCAGTTTTTAATGACAGAAGCCATTCTTATGCAAAACTTTCCAGAGGCTTTAAAGTATGGACGCCTTTGTATGGAAATGGCCAGACTCAATGCCTGGCCAAGTGAAATTATAGAAACTAGCATCCATTTTGCGATGATTACCATTTATATGGGTAGGCTCGATGATGCTTCCGAATATTTGATTGAAGCAGAAGCGGAAAGGTTAGATGACCCTGATGTAGTGGCTCTTGCCAATTTAAAATATAGATTGGAACGAGGGACTGGAACTGTTGAATCCCTAACTCATGAATACGACCTAACACGCGAACTTAATTTATTATCTGTGAACTTATTTCCGAACTCTCGTTATTTTGAGTTAAGCGGAATGCGTTCTTCCAAACCTTTTAATATCAAAGGGATGGTGGACGACAGTGGAAAAAAACTTACTTCCAAACTTGATATGTTGGGTTTGGATAAATTCGAAAAATTCATTAGCCTTCCTGGAACCAATTTTAAAAACCAAGCCACACGAATGGTAATGAGTTTGGGATTTCGAGTCACAAAAGAAATTTCGAATCCAGAAGCCGATGGTGTAAATTTACTGGCGTCATCCAAAGAAGATGTAAACAAAAGAGCGTTATTCCGTGTACGTAAATGGAAAGATGCAAAAGTATCTGATGTATTTTTACGTGAAATGACAAACCAAATGGAAGAGTTAGGTGCAAGCAAAGGATATGTGATTGGAAATTTTGATGTCACCGAAGCCGGTAAAAAAATCATAGCTGCCAGTAACGGTGCCCTTGAGATGTATAGCGGAGATTTGTTTGAGGACCTTCTCAACAAAACAATGTAA
- the ruvA gene encoding Holliday junction branch migration protein RuvA encodes MIASLRGKLIQLEMDHLVLDVAGVGYEVHIPFPLHLECKDKMKEEIFLHIFHSITDRGQRLFGFSTRKDRELFQLIKSLHGIGELTALKILSFFQADDLYKIAKEDDRKTLEKIPKVKGKTSEKILFEIKQNLKKLETFLSDESEKPDQEDRETDLATLALIQLGYDEKTATKQVSDAKKLNPLATASEIVKQVITGSR; translated from the coding sequence ATGATTGCAAGTTTACGTGGAAAATTAATTCAATTAGAAATGGATCACCTGGTCCTTGATGTTGCAGGTGTCGGATACGAAGTCCATATTCCTTTCCCTTTACATTTAGAATGTAAGGATAAAATGAAAGAAGAGATATTTTTACATATCTTTCATTCCATCACAGACAGAGGACAACGTTTGTTTGGATTTTCTACAAGAAAAGACCGTGAACTTTTTCAACTCATCAAATCATTGCACGGTATCGGAGAACTCACTGCCTTAAAAATTTTATCTTTTTTTCAAGCGGATGATTTGTATAAAATCGCAAAAGAAGATGATAGAAAAACTTTGGAAAAAATTCCCAAAGTGAAAGGCAAAACTTCTGAAAAAATACTTTTTGAAATCAAACAAAACTTAAAGAAACTAGAAACTTTTTTAAGTGATGAATCGGAAAAACCTGACCAAGAAGACAGAGAAACGGATTTGGCAACTCTTGCCCTCATCCAGTTAGGATATGATGAAAAAACGGCCACAAAACAAGTATCAGATGCTAAAAAACTCAATCCACTAGCAACTGCTTCTGAAATTGTCAAACAAGTGATTACAGGAAGTCGTTAA